tgcatttacaaacTGCTGATCAGTAGCAATAGATAGGCGTTTAATAAATActttaaaattgttaaaaaaagtgatgagcaaaattttttgccaggcatggattagtttCAGAAATAATGATGTGTGCTATAATTTTTTTCCCGTGCATGACAATTTTGGTTGACGCACatcatttttgtgttttgcaaattttttggaacagattagctcatcagTAATTATGAGTGCTCATTTGCTAATGGTGGAACAGGGTGCAGAGTGGAAAAAATGGGGGCAAGTCCAGAGCAGAACGGCCAATGTCTGTACAATGATGTCTGTATATGGCAAAGCAATGCTGTGGCCCTTAGAGTTCTTGCACTTAGCCCCATGGGATTAGAATGGCACCTTGCAGTGCTGGGCATCAGTAGGTTTCTATAAAAGTGGGGTTTCATATAcctcctgggccccccagcagtcacagggtctgcttcctccatagctgGGCATAGGGAAGCAAGGGTAGACATCTCCTTGGGAGCACAGGCAGCATCCACCACCAATCCACCCACTGATtgcagcaaaagtaagtataaagtGCATACacgggggggatggggggggctggaggTGGGTGAACTGGCGGAGGCcccagagtgggtgggtggggACCCCTACTACACGTCAGTACAACCACGACCATGCTGGCGCCACCGCAGAAGCCTTGACATTAGGTTTTCATGTTGCCTCATGGGATAAACCCCCCTGGAGGAAGGGGACACTATAAagtgataactagtgatgagcgaatctgttccgtttcgcttcgccgaaaaatttgcgaatctttcaaaagatccgcgaaacggcggaaaatttgcgaagcagcgaaaatgtcgtgcgacaaaaaaaattgtcgcccgcggctattattttgtcgcgcggctattgttttgtcgcctgcggctattatttcgtcgcgcggctattgtttcgtcactcgcggctcttattttgtcgcgcggctattgtttcgtcgcctgcggctattgttttgtcgcccgtgactattcttttttgacaccggcgacaatttttggatgtgcggcgaatttttccgcgcgaaatttttcatccgtttcgcgaaacaatccgccgatggcgaaatgcggaaattcgccgcgaatccatgcctggcgaaacctTTCATCCATCACTAGTGATAACAGCTCAGCTGTGGGGCAATAAGGAACTGCTGTTATGGGACATTCCAAATGATCAGCCATTTCCCCAGCTATTTCCCCTTGCTTATGTCAGAAAAGGTTTTGTCCCCTGGTTTTCCATTGAGCCCCTGCTGACGCTGGATGAGATGGTGCAACACACCGTGCGTATGTTTATAGCCGGATCTGACACCGCTGGTTCCACTTATAACACACGGGCAGAGAACCGTAGAGCAGAGCTCAGAAAGGGATGGCGTGGCATTTGCACAGTCACACATCACCGACATCTTCTCTCACGCTGGCCAATGAAGTGTCAGCCTGTGTACACAGTCACATTCATCCCCAGCCAACACAGCCGGCTCTGCTGACATCAATGTCACACGGGGCTCAGTCTGATCCCACTCAGCTGCTCCCAGTGATGTCAGAGATCCCATGAGCATTATTGACTCTTTCTGCTCCAAACTGGGAAGgcaaatagcgatgagcgaaatttttcatcaggcatggattcacagcaaattttcacgttTCGGCATTGTCtgattttttggcaaaatgggtgcaaaaattggccacggaaaaatttgatgcacgtcaaaaaagaaaTGTATGCATGGCGTTTcattgccatttcgcgaatcttttcaaagattcgcaaattttttaggAGAAGCAACAGATTTGCTATAAAGGCAAGGGTTAAAATGGATTTATACACTCAGTTTAACATATTGCCAACAAATGGAATTTGCTGGGGAAAGGGGGGTCTATGTGCACATAATAGCCATTTTTGTTGAATCGTGACCATTTACAAAATATCCACAATATATGAATATGAATTTTACTATCATGTGCTAAAGACACCTTTTTCAGTGAACATGCAGTGTATCACTTTGATACAGATGGACCAATCCAGTATTTCACCCCTGTTGATAAATGAGAtgatgtagatcagtgatccccaaccagtggctcaggggtaacatgttgctccccaaccccttggatgttgctctcagtgcccccaaaccagggagttattttgaattcctgacttgggggcaagttttggttgaataaaaacaagatttcctaccaaataaagcccctgtaagctgatagggtgcatagaggcccctaatagccaatcacagcccttatttggctcctccatgaacttttatggtgcttgtgttgctctccaagtccttttacatttgactgtggctcatgagtaagaaatgttggggatccctgatgtacagCCTAGCATGTATGACTATGTCAGGCAGTCACAGCAAACACCATGTGATTGTACATAAGCCGCAAACACATAATTTGGAGCAAAACAAATTTACAgattccagatttttttttaaagtaaaaataaacctttaaaatacaGTAAGTTGATGAGAGTggtattctaagcacttttgcaatttacattcattatttttttttttataattccacGTTATTAAGAGTTGAAGGTAcatttaatatgaatgcattttgtgacaacagcgccacctgctgttcactTCCAAACATGACGTAGCaataaccagaagaacatcagccgccccgccctctttctttctcctgacaacttgcTTTACAACTTCCTCGACTATATCATGTtgggaaagtgaccagcaggtggcgctgttgtaacaaaatgcattcatattaacagtacttaacccttaatatcttggaattaaataGTGAATGTAAAGTGCTTAAAATAGCACTcgcatcaattttacatcaacttagGTTTActtatcatttaaaaattaatttaagctCATGTGGGGGCTAATGTGGGGCCACAAATGACCATGATACAATGGTatggtatatattatattttgccaCCTAGTGGTAAAACAATGAAGTGGGACAAATGTTAGCAATTTTCAAAAGCATCGTTTATGTAGATGCTTTAAATGGgcagttcacatttaaattaactttttataatGTTATCGATGGATCTAAACAAAGTAAAATTTCATGTGGCATTTTTTGCATCATTTTGCTTTATTAACATTACTGACTACAGCAACCGAACAACAGATACAATTTCAAGGCTTCAAGTTTATTCATGTTATTCACATTTGCTTAGCATAGTGGGGGCAGAACCAAAGCGAGCAGGGTTGGAGTGGGctagcgggacactgggaaaaacctggtAAGCCCTGGCCCTCGAGGGCCCCACCAAACTCCCCCGCTGACCTCCCTCCCTAAGTCACGCCTGGTTAAGTATGAGACATGCTCGCTTgggtggggggaaggggtgtGCAGGCgccaggggccccttgggggggtgtggggggttgtggggggcccctgtgggcccGCACACCCCATTGTGACCCTGAGAGTAAATGCTGTCTGAATGAACTCTGAGGAGTGTGGCTTTTATTCCTCTTACTACTTTTGCACTTATCCGGGGTCTCTGTAAATCAACACCATAATCTTCAATACTTTATTTTCCTATCAGAAGTTAATAATGTTTTACACTAAAGATTGTATATGTTTCTTGGGCCATTTTACTTGTAGTTGTTGTGTTGGAGTGAATAGATAAGATTACCTGTGTATTATATTCAAGCCATTGTTCAAAGGTAAAAGGCAGACGATGCCATGCTAACACCAGGGGACCCCGGAATAGAACGAGCAGGAGTTGAGGGTATCGGGCCATGACAAGGATAGGAAAAAGGCCCGGGAAAGTGTTTGGTGATAGGGAGTATGGGTATTGTAGTCCTGAAGGGGATTGGCTGGAGTGAAGTAAAAATGAGACAAGCAGGGAGGAGCATAGGGGAAAGTGGCCATTTTGAGAGAACAagtcccaccctcccttcctttTTGAGGAGAAAAAAGAGAGTAGAAAGGGAGATGGGAGGTACAAGACCATAGTCTCAGCCGAGGATTCAATAGATAAAGGAGAGGcaggcggaaggttaggcctgaggctagggattacagccataggtctGTGGTAAATGGGGCTGTGGGGGTTAGAGAAAGGGGGTTTTCAACCTCAAGGAACTGATTGCGgtgggggcaggtacagcttccaCATAGCAGCTAATTGTTATTGTGTTATCAAGAGATTAAGAtatgttatttaattacattaacatGTTATTGTTAAATCGGGTTATGTGTAATAATGGCAAATTtgatactgttgcaaataaaTGGCCTGTGGCCTTTTCTACCCACAAAAAGGTTGTTGTGTGAGTGTCTTCGATAGGGATCAAAAGGGCACAAAGGTTAAGAGGGAAGGGTTGTTATCGGTGTCACGTGGGAAAGCGTCTTCACTGGAAAATCAATGCAGTTTAGACAAAACCCATGACCAACCTATCCACCCAAGGTTACACAGCTTTAGTCGTTGTCTCCATAAGTCCCTTGTTAAACACCTTCACTtttagtgtcggactgggaaaaaaccAGCAGGCCAGATCTgatcccccccagggcgctcccgtGATCTGCTGTCTCCCTCCCCCATGTGtggcaggtaagtttcttttaggaacACTCGTGGGAGGGGGGttagagggtgttgggggcctctgcagggggggtgaaggcggcgggggccattggggggtgcaggggcccctgaggcagaactAGGAGATATAAAACGAATGGTCCGCACAACACAACACAATACTGCGTTATTACTGTAACCTCTATTTTGGCTCAATAAATGCCTTCCCAGGcaagtaccagtagaacatgggttactactcacccagaatgggccttcccTAAGGGGAAGAGGAAGGTGAAGGTGTTGTCTAACTACACCTCTATTACTACACCTCTATAtcagtgaggcaggaagtggtcaccatacctgcaaGCCAATAGCATACATGTGTAAATTAACTTACTTAGATACTGTCCCTTCTgtccagcaactaagggaacgtAACCTGTatggaattaaagccataggggccatttaaccctatgggtccctacattacgAAGTGGGGACAGTGGGAAAACAAGGTTGTACTTATCATATGTCATATGTGAATACCATGAGTCTTGTGCGCTCATTAGCGCTCATTAATTAAGTTCTATAACACAACAAGTTTTCTCCCTGACAGAAACAAGTTGTTTTAACAATAGGAGCAGATCTGCACTGCTTTGTACATAGTCCCTGGTTTTATTTTAGCCTCCAGGTATATTCACTCTGGGTAAGATCGAGTAACTGTATCTGGTTCCAGTAATGGGTGTAGCACAAGCTGTTTAGATGGTCTTGTCTTACACCTTCATATAACAATATATCCCAGTATAATGGGTCTTTAAAGAAGCAGTTCATGCTCTTTTCGTAAACAGGTAATATAAAACCCTTTTTGGGGAAACCGAGGTAGCAATTTTTATAATCCTTATAATAAAGAATAGGAGGTACAGTATATTGTTCCgtacaatacatgagtgatactcagagttccctgtataactcagcctgcagccttgtgcctttatatgggcacagaacccctcagtgactgctaatatccttatcatttacagtagggggtacattatcccttataatacatgagtgatactcagagttccctgtataactcagcctacagtcttgtgcctttatatgggcacagaaccactcagtgactgctaatatccttatcatttacagtagggggtacattatcccttataatacatgagtgatactcagagttccctgtataactcagcctgcagccttgtgcctttatatgggcacagaacccctcagtgacttctaatatccttatcatttacagtagggggtacattatcccttataatacatgagtgatactcagagttccctgtataactcagcctgcagccttgggcCTTTGTATGGCCATAGAACCCCtgagtgacttctaatatccttatcatttacagtagggggtatattatcccttataatacatgagctcCCTGTATAACTATTATATTGCATTGAAatgtgcaataataaaacagtacctgtacttgatctcaactaagatataattacccgttattgcgggcagaacagccctattgggtttatttaatggttaaatgattcccttttctctgtaataataaaacagtacacttgatcccaactaagatataattaccccttattgggggcagaacagccctattgggtttatttaatggttaaatgattcccttttctctgtaataataaaacagtacctgtacttgatcccaactaagatataattaccccttattgggggcagaacagtcctattgggtttatttaatggttaaatgattcccttttctctgtaataataaaacagtacctgtacttgatcccaactaagatataattaccccttattgggggcagaacagccctattgggtttatttcatggttaaatgattcccttttctctgtaataataaaacagtaccttgtacttgatcccaactaagatataattaccccttattgggggcagaacagccctattgggtttatttcatggttaaatgattcccttttctctgtaataataaaacagtacctgtacttgatcccaactaagatataattaccccttattgggggcagaacagccctattgggtttatttcatggttaaatgattcccttttctctgtaataataaaacagtacctgtacttgatcccaactaagatataattaccccttatccagaaaaccccatgtcctgagcatgctggataacaggtcccatatctaacACATCCAAAAGACTCAAATCCTAATAGTTAATTTGTTGTATAAATTCAACATTATTCAACATTATTTTGGGACAACTCACAAACAGTTCAATAGAGAACACTGAAAGAGAAGCAGAATTTGGTAACACCTGACAATTGGTGCGGCACAAAGCTATTGTTATTGTAAGCATGACAATACACTTTCTATAGTGTGGCCTCTAACATCGCGTATAATAGCTACATGAGACAATGCCATTTGAAGTCAGACTACTGATAATGAGAATGCGTTTTCTCCTTTGGCTGGACTTTGCAATGACCGGTTCCTAGTCTGGTTCTAAATTTTAGGATCCCAGGGTGTCATCATGATTTTTTATTCTTAGACAGTATAAGGACTTGTTCATGCAAGACAAAGAGTTTCAGGGATAACGTTTTCAGAAACAATATCATATTAAATGACTTGTCCCCTCCTATATCCCAAAATAGAAACCTTATGACTTTTTGGTACAAAGATTCTCAGGTCATCTAACAGGTATTAGAATAGTAACTTAAAGACCCTGCCCCAGTTTAATGTTACAGCCTTATTGTTCAAGGGGGTTTATTCCATGATGAAATGAGCAGCAACAGAATATAAATAGTGTCTGATTATCTACACAACACAACGTTACTTCTGAGATTCCCCCAGACCTACAATGATGCTGAAAGTTCTGATGTTCTCTGCCCTCCTTTGCCTGGCGTTGGTGAATGGCACTAAGCCTAAGAAGGGTAAGGCTGCTATATATAGCCATGTATTTGTATGTCAAATTctgtagtgtttttttgtttttaacttagCATACCTATGGGGAATGTCATAAAAATCCCATGCACTCAGgaaaatgcaaatgttttgtgctgctcacaatgtaatattgttcactaaacattaattatattggGAATGTGTAAAACCTGCCCCAATATGGCATAAATCTTTATGTGAAACTAGGTTAAGGATTCACAATCACAAACTTACTGTCGCAAGACATGCAAATGGTTCGCAAACTGTATTTCTCTGTTGCGCAAATGCAAAATTTGTCACAAAGCTAAAATGTTGTCCCATTGCAACGAAATCCCCACCTGCCAGTATTGGCGCTCCCTCGCTGACTTCCCACCACTGATTGTGGTGAAATAAGTATAAGGTACCTGTGTGCACAGTGGGGAGGAAGAGCTGGGGGTGGGTGGGCAGTCAGTGGGGGCCCTGAGGGGGTACAGGGATtcttggggtggcagccctgctgAGCCTCAGAtcccccagtctaaccctgctcAGGAAAACCTGCTGTAGGAtgctaaaggtgtccatacaagCTGTTTGATTGTTATGGGCTCTTTTGTTATAATGTATGTCTAATGAAATGCCAACTTAAATTGGGTAACTTCTTGGctgcaaaatttttgttttttcttttatttatgtttttcctCATATCATCAGAAACAGCTGAAGAAGTTGAGGCTAAAAATGAGAAGCGTGGCGATTGCCCAGTTGTTCCCTCCGGTAATAACGTTACCCTCGCTGCCTGTAACACTACTTGCCCCGGGGGCTCCAACTGCGCTAACATTCACTGCTCCACTGACACCAACTGTGCTGGAATCGAGAAATGCTGCAACACCAGCTGTGGAATGAAATGTGTCAACCCCGTATACAGTAAGTAAATATATAAGGTTTCAAGGCAACAGCCATTGAGCAAAACCATTTATATTTGCAGAAACACATACCAATAGGAAGGTAATGAGTGTAGCCACCCACAGTGCCTAGGGCACTAGCCCACAAATGCCCAGACTGAAGCACATACTGCCATGGTGCTCAGGGAATATTTTTTTGTAGCAGCTCGAGAGGAGAAATCATATGGAAATACGAAGAAGTTTCTATAGTAATATCAGTTTAAATGAATATCCATGGTTATCAGTATGCCATCAGTTGTAATTGCAAAAAGGGGAGTAGGACCTGGTTTGGGTGGAAAGTACATGCGTTACATTGCTAGGTTCAGTTTCAGATAGAATTGATTCATGCAGGAGGCTGAGATCTGGGTCTGAATTCCATCAAACTGAATGAATGAGGTCTCTTAAAAAGACTGTACAGGGAATCAATAGTATTGAGTCCAGAGCCTAGAGGCTCCCCTACACTAAGGGAAACCCAACAGCCATTTGTTGGTATATAAGACACAGAAATATTGCATAGAATTGCAATAGCAGTAGATCATAAGGAAGTTAAGAATATGCATCCGAAGGGAATGGTCTCCTTTTGACCATGTAACTGCATCTGACAAACTAGTAACATGTTCTGACTTTGCCTGTAGAAAGTTATACAGAGTAAACATGAAAATGAAAAGTGTTATTTGACCTTAAAATTTGTTTGGCACTTTGCTAGAGACGCCTTGTGAGGAGGAATCAGACTGTGCTGGAACCTTGATCTGCTGCAAGGGACTCTGTGTAGTTCCCAAGAAAGGTTTGGCAGGAGTGGTAAGCTGCAAATGTCTATATTCTTCTTTTGCACATCATGGGATTTTATGTAGAGGATTACAAATGTTGATTCTGTTCAATTAAATTGTCATTGTGATGTAAATAGGAAACCTGAACTGCTTAAAGTATTATGTGTAATAGTTGGGAGTGTTCTTGTTTCTGTATGTTTCAGGCTACTGGTCCCTCCCTTGTTGTGGGTCTGCGGTCTCCTGCTTGGATAGGTTCAATGAACTCTTTGGTGACTTGAAATACCCTTGTAGCTAGAGGGCGCTGCTGGGTGCAGGCCTTTGGGGGAGGCTAGTCATGCTCTCAGTAGATAGAGTTCCATAACCTTTATAGAAATCCTGGTTTGAGGCCTCCTGCCTTTATATATTCATGGGACTCTTTCGTGACTtaaccttatattttatattggaCAGCTGTTCCACACCAAACAGACATTGATGTATCTTCAAATAATCTGTACCTGATATCACTATTCCCTAGTTAGAATGCTGATCAGATAGTTTGGGTAGGATAGAAGATAATGATACTGATGGCAGATTCTTTCTGTATGAATTTGGTTAGGTGACTGCTGATCAATGTAGCTGCTCAAGGACTACTGAATAAAGcacttatttaatttaattaataaaacCTGTCTCCCTGTTTATAGCAAACATTGTGAAAGTTCTCTGGGGTGTAACCAGATACTTAGAATAGAAGAGATTACAAGAGCAATGTTGCTCGACCAAAATTACCACCATTCCCATTATCATATTATCAAATGCTAAAACCTGCTGGGAACTGCAGGTCAGTAAcattaaaacaaatgtatttttaaagtcgCAGGACTCGTTAAGCTGGCTGACTAATTGCATACCATCCGGGATCAAACTGTGTTTACGGTTTCCTATTGCATTCATCTTCCTAAATGGCATGAAGTTAATCGAACTTTGCCGCTTTTACCCCAAACTAACTTTCCAACTGAACCACTGATCTGATTGGATCTGCAGTTTTGTGGCAACACAATGCTGTTATCTCTAACTGCAATATTTTTGCTCATTTTCTCTTTTTAGATCgaaaaaaagaaatgtgagaAAGAAGAGCGCGACTGAGGCGTCAGGGTAGAAACAGAATTGACAGACATTTAATGTAGCATGACaaaaataaaactatggcaaatcTCACATTGCTGTGTTCtaattttatttacatacattttattaaaaaacctTGTTTGCAATATACTGTGGCTTGAGGGGAAAAACTTATACTCAAAATACTCAATACTTTCTAAATACTTGCATGTATTGGAGCTGTCACATTTGCTGGGATGGAGAAGGCACAATCCATACACCAGTGATTGTAGATAATGAACATGTATATATATCT
The sequence above is a segment of the Xenopus tropicalis strain Nigerian chromosome 7, UCB_Xtro_10.0, whole genome shotgun sequence genome. Coding sequences within it:
- the LOC101731845 gene encoding elafin encodes the protein MMLKVLMFSALLCLALVNGTKPKKETAEEVEAKNEKRGDCPVVPSGNNVTLAACNTTCPGGSNCANIHCSTDTNCAGIEKCCNTSCGMKCVNPVYKTPCEEESDCAGTLICCKGLCVVPKKGLAGVIEKKKCEKEERD